The sequence TAATAACCTCAATCCAGTCTGAACTAATTCTGGTTTAGTTTGGTTCAAGTTATTATTAAGTTTGAATATTGATTTAGGACACAGTTTCATGCACTCTGTGCAAGCCAGTTAACACAGTAATTTTATGGACTCTATGGATGTGATAAAagcaatgaataaaaaaaaaacaacaacatcatcgCCATTGTCTGTCAGACTCCAAACCACATTACATCAGCTTGTATTTTAGCCTTAATCCCTCCCTCCGCTCCCTCATGTTGCCATGGCAAACCATCACCTGACAGCTGGATGGGGGTCAGGCTGTTCAGTTTGATGAGACAGAATAATCGGGTATTATTCAATCAAATTCAAACTTTGTGTTTGAATCAGGTTTACTTGTTTCTCTtgtgactgtaaataaaatatctttGGTGAAAACACTGACTGGTTATCCTACATCACCAATATTTGAACTTGTGACGTTTTGACCGGCAGTGACCGATGCTTTATTGTTAAAGTGTGAAAATACTGCTAAATGCAGTGTGTCACATACACAGCTTATcatttacctttttaaaaaaaaaaattgagccaGCAGTTATTTGGTCCTTTTCTACTCCTTTCAACCACATTATAATGTTTATTACTACTATATCTGAACCCAGCGTTTATGTGACATTCAGACAGTGTTTTCTCGTGCTTTAACACCACAAAACTCTATGGTAACCATGTTATTAATATATGGCAGGTGACTCACCATGACGACAGAGCTAGGTGAAGCCCAGCCCACAGAGGCGGAGTCTTTCCCTGAAGCTGCCAACCACTCCACACCGAAACAGGTAAAAACACAAAGGATAGAAGGATCAGTAAACATCATGAGATCAATACtgctgtgacatcacttcctgcttCCTTAGGGTGAGAAGGGTGGGGTGTCCCAAGCTCAGGGCTCCTTGGCAGAGGACTCATCCAGTAACCTGTCGTCAAGCAGCTGGATTGCTCGCTCTCCTGCTAGAAACCCACTGAGCTTTAGAACAATGCAGGCCAGAGTGACCCTGCTAGATGGCTCCATGTTCACCTGCACCGTGGAGGTGAGATGGCTTGTTCGTGTAAAGGGGCATGGAGATGAGGAAAGAGTGAAGACAGATGGAGTACCGATAAAAGATATAAATCACAACAGAAATAACAATCAGGAGGGAGAGAGCCCAAAATGACAAACAGTAAAATCACTGACCTATTTCTGTCTGTGCTTAGAAACGAGCTCGAggtctgcagctgtttgagaaGGTTTGTGAACACATAAACCTGCTAGAGAGAGACTACTTCGCTTTGTCCTTCAGAGATGCTGACAATAACAAGGTACCTGTCCACCCGTCCATCTGTTTACTGTCTTCCACCTGTCTTTCTAACCTCTGACCTTTTCATTGCAGAACTGGTTGGATCCAGGAAAGGAGATGAAGaagcaggtcagaggtcagtatGGTCCCACAGCAAGTTGGGCAGGTTAACCCTGTGTGTTATACAACTCATCGCTGTGTGTCTCACAGGTGTTCCCTGGAACTTCTCTTTTAATGTGAAGTTTTACCCTCCTGATCCTGCACAGCTGTCTGAGGACATCACCAGGTAGGCTCAcacacctgtcaatcaaagctttatagTGCATGTCTCACTTGTTTCCATGTATGATGACGCTGATAATTTTTTCTGCCTTCAGGTACTTCCTGTGTCTCCAGCTCAGACAGGATATAGTTTCTGGTCGTCTTCCTTGTTCGTTTGCAACTCACACCATCCTCGGCTCCTACACAGTCCAATCAGAGCTTGGAGACTATGATCCCGGTACTCACTCTGCCCTATTATACTACTGTGACCTCTCTGTCCacatttctctctcactctgacCGCTCGTGCGTCTGTTTACATATTTCAGATGACTGTGGTGCAGACTACATCAGTGAATTGTGCTTTGCTCCGAATcaaactaaagaaatggaagaGAAGATCACAGAGCTGCACAAAACCTACAGGTTGTTCACCGcacatatttttttctaaacGGTGTCAATATTCAGAGCAGCAAAATTTTTTAAgtgtatgactgtgtttttAGAGGAATGACTCCAGCTGAAGCAGAGATGCATTTCctggaaaatgtaaagaaacttTCCATGTATGGAGTCGACCTCCATCATGCAAAGGTAAAGACACTGTTGACAGTAAGccctgttatttaaaaaatagcaACAACTTAGTTTCTACCCTAAATCATCACAATAGTGATCGGTAATCTATACCAAACCTGCATGTTTCCACCTGCACacagataaaattgaggcattTTAAATACTTAGCAATATTGCAAGTCATAGATAATTCAGGCAGCTACCAGTTATTTAGTGTGACAAGGACTAGCTATGCATTATGAAGCATTTACAAATGAAATGGAACGACTCCAGCagttcataaatacacaggtgTCAACATTATATTCTTAATAGATGTTGTAGTGATACAGCAATTCATGATTCGTTCAGGTCTTTAGAAAGCATTTTCTTAAAGGGTGAGGCTGTCACGAGGACTGGCATTTCCCACAGAATACCAGAACTGGCAGGGCCACCGCTGGTATtagcttttcacagatgagagctGGTTCATCCTGAGCTTATGTGACAGAATTTGATTTTCCtggtgtctttgaattcaggcCTCTGCAGGCTGATCCTTTCATTCCCAACACATTACCCAGGCCTTATCAGTAACTGACAACCAgcatgctttattttttatattgagatttgatatgttttcaaaGTGGTTATTTAATGTTCCTAAGCAGTGTAGAATCAGCTGATTCCCAGGTCAGGTGCAAAGCACTTATTGATTTCACTGAACAAAACATGTatatgtgaaagaaaatgacagaTTTAACTACTGGTAGCCAAGCTAGGATCCAGAGGCTTCGACCGTTAATTTTAACTGATGTCAGTTGTCAGATTCGACTAGATTGAAGCACTGTTCGTCTTCTTTATCCTGACCCCACGATTATTAAATGTGCTCAGACTGTGTTCGTCCTTGAATGAACATATGAAAGCACACagtgtgttttggtttctggACCCAACAATCTGATCAATATGGATGGCCCAGTTCCTGTCAAGAGTCAATtacatgtgagtgtgtttgtatgcatgtgtgtgcatatttgttGACAGTAATGGTTTTTCCATCAAGGCTGTTTTCCACTGATTCACTGTGTATGAAACACACATCACAGAATGACATTTTTGAAGAATGGATGTCATTCTCtgcattttgtgtcattttgccgtgtgtgtgcgcgtgtgtgttacCATTTAGTGCAGCTACAGTTTTGGAGGATTTTGGAGATGACCTCTATGTCCAGTTGATGGAGGAATCTAACCAGTATATTGATTCAAACTGAATTCAAACAGCCAGAGCAATGACAGGAGAAAATTCCCACAGCAAGTAATATGGCTGCATCCTACAGCTAGCAGTTCAATATTCAGGCCACAGAGTAATCACTTTGCCGCACTTGTCTGGAATTATACCACGTTTATCTGCTAGTGCCATCCCTCCACATTTCTTCAGATTAActctctgttaaaaaaaaaaaaggtcacacCACAGTGCAGGAAATGTGAGTGTACAATCCCCATGATGACATATGCTCCTCTTAGCTCTCCATTTAGCTCCAGCTTTTGTCTCCTCCATAGCTCCTTTGGGACAACAGGCCTTGCTCCAGGCAGAACAACTGTCGGCCTGTGCAGATTTTTCATCACTTTGTATGTgtaaaggaaaaacacaagCCAACttcatatgaaaacaaaaaaaaaaaccaggtgCTTGAGCTGTAATATCCTCACCATgttaccagaaaaaaaaaaaaaaacttatgacATTCCCTTTCTTTCAGCAGTTTATACTTGTTGTGCTATAGAGGAAAATgccattaaatgtaattaattccAATTATATAATGACTATGTTTTCATCTTATTGTTACTTTTTGTCACCCCAATTTTCTcgtttttgcctttgtttttttatgccaCCTTTACCATGATTCATCCTATTTCCCACGGAGTTTGTGCTTTGCTGAGGCAAAGCTCAAATCCTGCAATCACAGAATTGTTGATCATGGTTTCCAGGATTTATTATAAGACACGAGCATGTGCACTTATCTTGGATGATTGAATCCATCTCAACTTACTTAGTTCTCCTGAGTCATTCATACATCAATCCATTTTCATAGTTGCTTATCTATTTCAGGATTGCAGAGAGGCTGGGACCTATTCCACTCAATGGGTGTCCAGCCAATCTTGATGCAAGAACAACAggccttttttccccttgaCTTTACCACTTTaccatttacattattttattttattttttacatgtttctttGATATAATGGAGAACGATAGCAAGGATCTCATATGTTGCAAACACttataggaaaataaataaaaatttagtAGCCAATGACTGCTAAACACTGACACTGCCTAATATTGCATAGAAGTAAAGGCAGAGCATCTGAACAAGAGCACACTTCTGAAGCTGAGGGTGGAGAATTAGTGGATTCAAATATGAAGATGAGgcaaaaaactgcaaaatgacTGGACATACTGGCCAAGGTCTATGGCTCAAATGTATCTGTGTACACAAACATTCAAAGAATCTTCTCAGAGAGTTTTAGTCTatacatttctaaaaaaaacttAAGAAAACTCTCCCAGTAACTCTACTTGAGGcgactcttgttgtgatttggcgctatataaataaaattgaattgaattgaattgaattgtggaAGGGCCTTTAGGCTTAGTACGTTGTTTGGTAAGTTAAGTAAGAAATTGTGTGACTGGTTGTTAATAAAATCGTGTTGCAGACTGGATGTgaatttgcacagaagtccatgCACATGCTGATAATTCATTTGACCTTTTTGCTGTATTCAGTTATTAACCATTTGACAAACAGAgagaaccacttttttctccagCAAGGCTGCAACGTCTGTGAATTCTCTTTTGTAAATTTATAACGTGTAAAATGAAATGACGTGCTTCACAAAATCTGAATTTTGCGGGCTGTAAGAGACAAAGTCGTCACTCCCGCGCTGTTGTATTTTTCCAGTTGTTAAATATCATTGAAGTCATTACTTAAATCTTTGCTGCCGTGGTGTTATTATGCTCCGTAGGAGATAGGTGCACCTGTCTAAGATATCCTGTTTGATGGAAACATGCTATAAGTGGCGCATGTACATGTGATCAGTGAGCAGCTTCATTTAAACAAAGAGCACCACAAAGATGAAGAAACTTGCTTGCACTGAATGACAGTAAGCTAAACACTGATGGTTAGCGCTTGCAGGGACAGTAGCATTAccctttaatgtttttatgtacAATGGTGTTGTAATGGTATAAAACTGGTATAACTTTAGACCAGCTGTTCTGTTGTTGCTcggttttttggtttgtttgtttttttatttgtttgtcatctgtctgtctgtctgaatgGAGTAGATGATAGGAAGCGGCTTTGTTTGCCTGTCTTCAGCTAAGTCAGAGGTAAGACTCTTTCCTGTGTGTAGGCGTGTTTATATGTGgttgtattttaaatgtgtatgtgtgtgttaatccAAACATTTCCATCTGGATGTTACTGTTTTTGTGTAGAGTTAGTTATTCATAAACAGCTCCTGACTTCACAGTAAGCCTTAAATCCACCCCCATGCTCCCATTTTAAGCATCAAGTAGTGCTGATTAAAAGACGCAACTGAGAAAACTGAGGCTGCTTGTCTAATGTAACACTTGATATTCTGATTCTCTCAGAGCTGTAATCACAGTTTAAATCTCTCATGTGTCCAGATAGAACTGCAGTCTAAAGAAGTTTTGAGCGATATAGTTTCAACAGAAACTGAGAACCGCAGATTTCAACAGCTCAACTCAGATTCAGACCTGCACCGAAAAGGAAAATAACAGCGGCTTCATAAGAACCtctaaaaacattgaaaaaacCAAATAAGCAAATTTTctaagctttgtttttttttttttttttaaatcaaactggTGATGCTGCATCTTCATGTAATACAGACTGCTGGAATTGACTTAGAAAGATGTTTAGCTACTGCTTCAAATAGCTTCCCAAATAAGCACGATTCATTTCTCCCAAAAGTGTTATTTCAATCCCAATTTAAGTGCccgaaaatattttaaaacccTTTCTTGGTTTTAGGAGCCATCTACAATGATAAACATGACTGGAGAGTTCTGTGTTagtttgggtgtttttgtgtatttgtgcaggACTCAGAGGGTGTGGCCATTATGCTGGGTGTGTGCAATAGTGGTCTGCTGGTCTACAGAGATAGACTGAGGATCAACAGGTTCTCGTGGCCAAAGATCCTGAAGATTTCGTACAAAAGAAACAACTTCTACATCAAGATCCGACCAGGAGAGGTAAGAACACACATTGATGACTGGCCACAAGGTGGCTTTATTTCACTCACTGTTAAACAGAGTATTATGATACATCTATGTTGATATATCTATGTTACACTGACCCTTATGCTATACTTCAGCAGCgtaatgtttctgtaatgttacttaatttgagtgttttgaaaggcgctttcaaataaaacttattattattattaatgagcaaaaaacataattttcaaaGATTGAAAAAATTCAGGGAGTGGCAAAATAAACATGCTGCGTATTCCTGCTTAAAAAGAATTAGGTCATTCATAAACTTCTCTAGTGCTGTGTCTGTATTACAGTGGACTCTAAATCCTGAGTGAAACTGTTTGCACAGTGCGCAATGTGGGAGTCACTTTTAACCTGGTTACAAATAAACAAGTGTGGCTGAGCTGCTCATCCTATTGCTAAGCACAGACACACTTCAAAGAAAACTTGTTTACATTGCTTGTATCAGCTTATTGGTTTGTCACCATAGGTGAACACTGGAACGTAGATCAACCAGTAAATCAAAAGTTTtgatttaacctcctaagacctgaacttttccacagcatgcatttttaatttctctttgatatttgggcatattgagGCCCgatgaatgcaaaaacaaagaattaccagcttttttttttttaccttatttttgtttttaagaaaaataagagccacatatgaggatattcgtttaaaattttgatagaacagtagcagtataatgtcctcgtaaaaggatatcaggcccttgcagagcaaaattgagtattttggtctaaataacccaaaatgtgatgtccacatatgtggacgccaggtcacACACCACAACAGCAGATTAGAGTGTTCACATTACTGCAGATCCTTCTGTCTGTCAATACCGCCCTCCACTCTTCCCAcctcacaaaaaaaagagctgaaaatgatAAAACTCTTCCACTCACTCCAAACCCAGAGTGGGCGTGGAACCGTTTTCTATCTGAGGACCAGGGCCTTAATCTTGGATGTTTCTCACCAGTGTGGTTTATATTCAGATACACACCACTTCACTGCTAATTGAAGTTCATCATATGAAGACTAGACCACAGACCATGGTTAAGACCATCCTCTGCTGCTTGGCTGGACACAGAAATTCTTTCCATAAAAATTACAAAGAGAATCTTTGACAAAGAGCAGCTCTGGCAGAGTCCATCAGCCACTGCTGAACTCCCGTGCACACTTGAGTAAGGTCAAGAGCTGGTCCACACCCATTGCTCTTAATCACTACAACTGATGGACGGACACTCCTCCTTGAGACCCTGGCACAGATTATTCCAGGGAGACTAAGACGTATGATCCCCTGAAATTTGGAACACATTCTCTGGGCCTCTTTCCTGAAAAGAGGAACCCCGCCTCCAGTCTCCCCGTCCAGAGTTACTGCTCCAGACCTGCAAGAATGTTGTAGAGGCTTGTAAACCAGAAACACCCCACCTTATTCAGACatcacattcaaaatgtgtCTGAATTTAGTTTAGTGATATTGGTATAGGATGTGCGAGAGTGACACCTACTGATGGGTTTATTTTAAAGCTAAGATGTTGATAAATAATCTGTCTCTCCCCGTCTTCAGTTCGAGCAGTTTGAGTCCACCATTGGTTTTAAGCTGTTCAACCATAGAGCTGCTAAGAGACTCTGGAAGGTGTGTGTGGAACATCACTCCTTTTTCAGGTCAGTCAAGATCATGTCACAACgtgtggtttgtttcagaaatcaTGCGATCAGTTTTGTGACAGCCATCTTTTGTCTCCTTACTTCTCTCTGGTCTGCCCTCCACCCTGTCTGTGTGCTTGTTTTTCAAATTCTCCTCATCTCATCTCCCCTTGCTCATCTCCATCTTATTCTCTTCCCTGTGTGTCTCTCCTCTCTCAGGCTATTATCACCAGAAGAAACTCCTAAGAAGTTCCTGACTCTGGGTTCAAAGTTTCGTTACAGCGGTCGGACTCAGATTCAGAGTCGCAGAGCCAGTGCTCAGATATCCAGACCAGCACCGCATTTCCCACGATGTATCAGCAAGAGGAGCATGTTGAGCCGCAGTTTAGATGGAGGTACTCGTGAATTCTGCATCAGTTATGTTTCCCAGAGTGCTAACAGGGTTAATATGGGTTATTAGTATTGCGCATTGTAAACAGTTTGCAATGAGAGAACTGGTCACTATAGCTCTAGCTGTATCATACTGGTCCAAGTAGTAATACTAGTGGCAATAGTGCATCCAACTGTACCAAGTTTGGAAGTCAAATTTTTCCTTGTATTTACTGGAATATTCCGAGTACTAGACCTGTACTACCAAGGAGGAATGGGGAATTTGAACtatgagtttgtttttctttccaaggcCAACTAGGTCAGtccatattttttaatgttgtaccaACATTGTCCATTTATATGAATATGGTACTCGCTGTTTTATAACTATTAATTGTAATCTTGGTTACTGGATTTTTGTGAAGCcacataacaaaaacatatggatatgtttttgtgttagcTAGCTCAGCAAAGTCAAAATGACTTGAGCAGTATTATCAAAGTTCTGTGTGGAGTAGTATGCACTGTGCTGACAGCTGGTTAAGTAACTGAACCAAGGTTTGTGTCTATGTTTTCTATGTGTGTATGCTCCATGTCATTCTTTCTTTCCAATTGTCGCACAAATGCAGTGAGCCACAGTCAAATTTCACCATGTGAACACATCCTTTGCTCAATCCAGTAGCAAACTGCTCATGACCAGCACAAGTCATTTGGAATAATGGGTTTCATTGTTGCATTGTATTGTGAGTTTGTCTTCTCTCTACCATAAACTCTGTTTTATGCTTACTACCTATACTTTCCCCCCCTCTTAACTTTCCCCTTACCTCACAACTGTTTGTGACAAATGGCTGCCCTTCCTGGTTCGGacagttaaaagggagttcgtCCTCCacactgtcaccaagtacttGCTCACATAGGATTGTCTGTTCTTTGGAGTTTTCTCTCCAGTATTGAGTCAACAGCTGCTGTGAATTGGCGCTCTTTCAATCAGACTGAAATGAATTATATGAAGAAGACTGTTAGGTACTGGCTCTATGCCTACTGCATAATTTTAAGTGTAATTTGTATGTACAGTccaggagaaaatcttttttgcttttttttggtttaaatgGGGGTATATTAttgtatttatatcctgtttttgtttcctatatactcccaacaacaacaaaaaaagagccaTTATAAACCTGCATAAAGATAAACTTGTTCAGCATAGGTTACTCTACAGTTCTAGCCAGGTTGAAAACAAGCAACCATCCTGATGCTAAGAACTCTGACTCTAGGTTTAGCATACCTCACTAACCCATTAGCCTTATGTTTAGGTTCAGCACTGACTGATTAGTTCATTCTTCCTCAGTATTTGACCAGTTTGTGATTGGTTCTCAGCTTCACAGACTGGACCTACCTCCTCTCCGATTGTCTCTCAAGCCATCACAGCTTCCCCAAAAGTCAATGGTGGCACTCACACAGGTAGTGCTCAATACTGCAGTTGCACTGCTACTGGCTGCTGTGGTACTGCTCTGTGACTGGGCTCCGATCGCTTTATTCAGCTTGTTCAGGAATGCCGTGTACTTGGTTACTCTGCTTCACTCCGATACACCTGATAACAGCTGTACATTTCTGTTCATTCTGCTCACATGCCCTCAGACTTGCATCCTGTTTTCAGCAGAATGCAAGACTATTACATGTTTGTCACATGTAAGGTTAAACAACCACATCGCTCAAATAAACCTGTTGCCAATATTTTGATGTCCAGATAATTATCTGACAGAATTTATCAGTCTCAGTGCACGGTTATGTTGACACTAGTTATTAGCCCCATTAACCACACAGCTAACAGAGCTCAATGAGCCATGATATTCAAAATAATATGCGGTCATGGCTTGGTGGTGGTTCTGAATGCTGATTGGCCCAGGCTACTGTGCATGCACCCTGAGCTGTTAATTGGCTGAGTGTGCCATTACTCTGACAGAGAAGTCGTGATGCTTTGCTGCTGATGAGAACAAACACAGCTTGAATGAGCATCATAGTGGTTGCTGTCTTTACTGTTGTACCTGTTGATGTTATTGTGATGACATTAGGGCTGgtgcatttctgtgtgtgtatatagataTGGGTTCTGGGCTGTATGGAGCATCTAAAGCCATCGCCATCAGTGACCTCATCACAACAGTAACACCTGAGAAGAGAATGGAAGAGAGCAGTGAAGTTCAAGGTAAGAAACAATGTCTGTGGTTGATCTTGAACCAGATACTTAATCTGTCAAATTATCTAAGACCTTGCAcaaacttctctttttttcctatgTCACCCTAGTTGAGGAGGTGCAGGAAGTGGAGAATGTGAATGAAatggagcaagaggaggaggaagaggaagaggaaaacaaagaaacagagatTTCACAGCAGAGTACTCTCACTCCTCAGAAAATAGACACCAAAGTAATTGTCTCACCTGTCAA is a genomic window of Astatotilapia calliptera chromosome 9, fAstCal1.2, whole genome shotgun sequence containing:
- the LOC113029062 gene encoding band 4.1-like protein 3 isoform X6, producing MTTELGEAQPTEAESFPEAANHSTPKQGEKGGVSQAQGSLAEDSSSNLSSSSWIARSPARNPLSFRTMQARVTLLDGSMFTCTVEKRARGLQLFEKVCEHINLLERDYFALSFRDADNNKNWLDPGKEMKKQVRGVPWNFSFNVKFYPPDPAQLSEDITRYFLCLQLRQDIVSGRLPCSFATHTILGSYTVQSELGDYDPDDCGADYISELCFAPNQTKEMEEKITELHKTYRGMTPAEAEMHFLENVKKLSMYGVDLHHAKMIGSGFVCLSSAKSEDSEGVAIMLGVCNSGLLVYRDRLRINRFSWPKILKISYKRNNFYIKIRPGEFEQFESTIGFKLFNHRAAKRLWKVCVEHHSFFRLLSPEETPKKFLTLGSKFRYSGRTQIQSRRASAQISRPAPHFPRCISKRSMLSRSLDGASQTGPTSSPIVSQAITASPKVNGGTHTDMGSGLYGASKAIAISDLITTVTPEKRMEESSEVQVEEVQEVENVNEMEQEEEEEEEENKETEISQQSTLTPQKIDTKTELTDTAVDEDLTATESDQDEDLKTQGSPEEMQKPQSTISALRRSFLEGGEGEGGGMTEWEKRLASSPLRRVDDSPMIEPLEPDETSEKVETIMLVTEPHDEDEAMVDQQKVAKESHVGMPFSNLPANPAGVDDSTQQWACDSFNDGRANSPTSDDDDDDDDDISYEPSSQASDDNASEISEDAVSVLVQAAVEEAIEAAVRETQAPNANDTNQDNINNKIAVSFCEQEQASSVLDSQTPGTLHYTDNEDSDDSQEDEGGWQFEENSPPPSLLHPTSRHLAHQMQPSAHRDDDEFKPLQESQVESDTPAGLLLSSHSYTTETSNTTTTTHITKMAKGGISETRIEKRIVISGDTEVDHNQD
- the LOC113029062 gene encoding protein 4.1-like isoform X7, coding for MTTELGEAQPTEAESFPEAANHSTPKQGEKGGVSQAQGSLAEDSSSNLSSSSWIARSPARNPLSFRTMQARVTLLDGSMFTCTVEKRARGLQLFEKVCEHINLLERDYFALSFRDADNNKNWLDPGKEMKKQVRGVPWNFSFNVKFYPPDPAQLSEDITRYFLCLQLRQDIVSGRLPCSFATHTILGSYTVQSELGDYDPDDCGADYISELCFAPNQTKEMEEKITELHKTYRGMTPAEAEMHFLENVKKLSMYGVDLHHAKMIGSGFVCLSSAKSEDSEGVAIMLGVCNSGLLVYRDRLRINRFSWPKILKISYKRNNFYIKIRPGEFEQFESTIGFKLFNHRAAKRLWKVCVEHHSFFRLLSPEETPKKFLTLGSKFRYSGRTQIQSRRASAQISRPAPHFPRCISKRSMLSRSLDGASQTGPTSSPIVSQAITASPKVNGGTHTDMGSGLYGASKAIAISDLITTVTPEKRMEESSEVQVEEVQEVENVNEMEQEEEEEEEENKETEISQQSTLTPQKIDTKTELTDTAVDEDLTATESDQDEDLKTQGSPEEMQKPQSTISALRRSFLEGGEGEGGGMTEWEKRLASSPLRRVDDSPMIEPLEPDEEGGFMTNQAPPRPFKKKSYTVGQTYCTVSGRVFTMTIMDDSSDATMTTASVKPCQQVQHISQLTADDDITEGPLIAIPEVKTPTSPSDLPAVDNRQMISVAEGLDFCGARVSVKSFPATPTSSLDKLSPVSGRKSPFMAAVPKPTFDDMSPELTALLKSAREQQTFREHDLLKTSEKVETIMLVTEPHDEDEAMVDQQKSQVESDTPAGLLLSSHSYTTETSNTTTTTHITKMAKGGISETRIEKRIVISGDTEVDHNQD
- the LOC113029062 gene encoding protein 4.1-like isoform X5, with the protein product MTTELGEAQPTEAESFPEAANHSTPKQGEKGGVSQAQGSLAEDSSSNLSSSSWIARSPARNPLSFRTMQARVTLLDGSMFTCTVEKRARGLQLFEKVCEHINLLERDYFALSFRDADNNKNWLDPGKEMKKQVRGVPWNFSFNVKFYPPDPAQLSEDITRYFLCLQLRQDIVSGRLPCSFATHTILGSYTVQSELGDYDPDDCGADYISELCFAPNQTKEMEEKITELHKTYRGMTPAEAEMHFLENVKKLSMYGVDLHHAKMIGSGFVCLSSAKSEDSEGVAIMLGVCNSGLLVYRDRLRINRFSWPKILKISYKRNNFYIKIRPGEFEQFESTIGFKLFNHRAAKRLWKVCVEHHSFFRLLSPEETPKKFLTLGSKFRYSGRTQIQSRRASAQISRPAPHFPRCISKRSMLSRSLDGASQTGPTSSPIVSQAITASPKVNGGTHTDMGSGLYGASKAIAISDLITTVTPEKRMEESSEVQVEEVQEVENVNEMEQEEEEEEEENKETEISQQSTLTPQKIDTKTELTDTAVDEDLTATESDQDEDLKTQGSPEEMQKPQSTISALRRSFLEGGEGEGGGMTEWEKRLASSPLRRVDDSPMIEPLEPDEPKPTFDDMSPELTALLKSAREQQTFREHDLLKTSEKVETIMLVTEPHDEDEAMVDQQKVAKESHVGMPFSNLPANPAGVDDSTQQWACDSFNDGRANSPTSDDDDDDDDDISYEPSSQASDDNASEISEDAVSVLVQAAVEEAIEAAVRETQAPNANDTNQDNINNKIAVSFCEQEQASSVLDSQTPGTLHYTDNEDSDDSQEDEGGWQFEENSPPPSLLHPTSRHLAHQMQPSAHRDDDEFKPLQESQVESDTPAGLLLSSHSYTTETSNTTTTTHITKMAKGGISETRIEKRIVISGDTEVDHNQD